The Streptococcus oralis DNA window GATATCTATGGTTTTAAAGGTATTGTACTTGTCTTTACACTCCAACTTTTCCCACTCGTTTTCCTTTACGTAGCTGGAACCATGAAGAGTATTGACAACTCCCTCTTGGAAGCTGCTGAAAGCATGGGATCTTTCGGCTTTAAACGAATTGTAACAGTCGTTTTACCTCTTCTAGTCCCAACTTTACTAGCAGCAGCGCTCCTAGTGTTTATGAGAGCTTTCTCAGACTTCGGTACTCCGATGCTGATTGGTGAGGGATATCGTACTTTCCCAGTATTAATCTATACTCAGTTTATCAGTGAAGTTGGAGGCAACTCGGCTTTCGCATCTGCCTTAGCAATCATGGCCATTACAATCGCCCTTGCTATCTTCCTCGTCCAAAAGTATATTTCAAATCGTTTCAGCTTCAGTATGAACTCGCTTCATCCAATCGAACCTAAGAAAACGACAAAAGGAAAGATGGCTGCTATTTATGTAACTGTTTATGGTATTATTTTATTCTCTGTCTTACCTCAAGTTTACTTGATTTATACATCCTTCCTTAAAACATCAGGTATGGTATTTGTTAATGGATACTCATTAAATAGCTATAAAACAGCCTTCAACCGTATGGGGTCTGCTATTTTCAATACCATTCGCATCCCTCTACTTGCCTTGATTCTCGTTGTTTTATTTGCAACCTTCATCTCATACCTTGCTGTTCGTAAACGTAACCTATTTACGAATTTAATCGATAGTCTTAGTATGGTACCTTATATCGTACCAGGAACTGTTCTCGGTATTGCATTTATCTCTTCATTCAATACAGGAATCTTCGGAAGTGGCTTCCTTATGATTACAGGAACAGCCTTTATCCTAATCATGTCCTTATCTGTTAGAAGACTCCCATATACTATTCGATCTTCAGTAGCTAGCTTGCAACAGATTTCTCCGAGCATTGAAGAAGCTGCAGAAAGTTTAGGAAGTAGTCGTCTTAATACCTTTACTAAAATCACCACCCCAATGATGCTTTCAGGTATCATCTCAGGTGCAATCCTATCATGGGTAACAATGATTTCAGAACTTTCTACTTCAATTCTCTTATACAATGTTAAGACTAGAACAATGACTGTAGCTATCTACACTGAAGTACTTCGTGGAAATTATGGTGTGGCAGCTGCTTTGTCAACTATCCTCACTGTCTTGACAGTTACTTCATTATTACTATTTATGAAAATTTCTAAAAACAATAGCATTACCCTCTAGTTTTCCCCTATCAAAAACAGCCAAAAGGATATCCCTCGGCTGTTTTTTTCTTATGTTTATATGGTTACCAAATCTCTAGTTTATGGCAAGCAGTTCTATTTTGACTAAATAGAGGGCTCTTCCATCTTCTCACGTCCGAGCTCTCGATAGCTACGGTCACCAACAACTTCTACGCTAAACTGACCGTCCTCATATTCAAGAATCGTCACGCTACCATTATCCAGACCATGCGGATGCATGCCATTGATCAGATAAACAATGGTACCAATCGTCATTCCATGGCTCACAACGAGGGCATTACCCCCACCTTGTTCTTCCATTTCTTTAGCAATCGCTTCAAAGCCTTCCTTGATTCGACCACTGAGTTTTTCCCAACCTTCAGCCCAGCCTGCAGTATCAACCTCTACCAAACCTTCTGCTAGTTCTGCATAGGACAACTGATGAACATGGTCTACATTGAAAATTCTCGGAATCAATCCCATAAAGAGGTCCCCATCATAGGCCCCATCAAAACTACCAAAGCACCACTCTCTGATGCGCTTGTCCATGCGGTAAGGGATTTTCCCCTGTAGTCCAAGTTCTTCTAGGATAATTCCCATGGTTTGAATAGTGCGACCTGAATCACTGGAATAAGCGCGGTCAAACTGCAAGCCAGACTCTCTCAAGCCAATTCCCAGTTCATGGATTCCCAACTCACCTTCTGCAGTCAGAGGTGTATCACTCCATCCTTGAGCACGTCCAATGGTGTTAAACATCGTTTTCCCATGACGGACCAAATACAATCTTACTTTAGACATTTTCTATCCTCCATTTTCTTCTATTATATCATGGATCAAAGAAATATTCGGCTTTCAAAAGCAAAGCCAACATTTGTAAATTATCCAAAAGAAAAGCTACCCTCATGGTAGCTTCCCTAGGAGATTATTATGAAAAAGTTTAGGATTTCTATTAAA harbors:
- a CDS encoding ABC transporter permease; protein product: MERKKLNIWTASSFFIFLTYLVFLVYPIVTVLKQALVHEGSFSLENFVTFFSKSYYSETLINSFKVSVTATITSVVVGTLLAYLFSMYDFKGKKFLQILIIIASMSAPFVGAYSWILLLGRNGVITKFLTNTLHLPAFDIYGFKGIVLVFTLQLFPLVFLYVAGTMKSIDNSLLEAAESMGSFGFKRIVTVVLPLLVPTLLAAALLVFMRAFSDFGTPMLIGEGYRTFPVLIYTQFISEVGGNSAFASALAIMAITIALAIFLVQKYISNRFSFSMNSLHPIEPKKTTKGKMAAIYVTVYGIILFSVLPQVYLIYTSFLKTSGMVFVNGYSLNSYKTAFNRMGSAIFNTIRIPLLALILVVLFATFISYLAVRKRNLFTNLIDSLSMVPYIVPGTVLGIAFISSFNTGIFGSGFLMITGTAFILIMSLSVRRLPYTIRSSVASLQQISPSIEEAAESLGSSRLNTFTKITTPMMLSGIISGAILSWVTMISELSTSILLYNVKTRTMTVAIYTEVLRGNYGVAAALSTILTVLTVTSLLLFMKISKNNSITL
- a CDS encoding histidine phosphatase family protein, with product MSKVRLYLVRHGKTMFNTIGRAQGWSDTPLTAEGELGIHELGIGLRESGLQFDRAYSSDSGRTIQTMGIILEELGLQGKIPYRMDKRIREWCFGSFDGAYDGDLFMGLIPRIFNVDHVHQLSYAELAEGLVEVDTAGWAEGWEKLSGRIKEGFEAIAKEMEEQGGGNALVVSHGMTIGTIVYLINGMHPHGLDNGSVTILEYEDGQFSVEVVGDRSYRELGREKMEEPSI